From the genome of Limisalsivibrio acetivorans, one region includes:
- the pseB gene encoding UDP-N-acetylglucosamine 4,6-dehydratase (inverting) gives MFSDKTILVTGGTGSFGKVFTRYILENCNPKKVIIYSRDEYKQYVMQEEFSSFSGRMRFFIGDVRDRERMYRALDGVDVVVHAAALKQVPAAEYNPLEAIKTNIYGAQNIIDAAIDRNVDKVIALSTDKAVHPVNLYGATKLVSDKLFTSANAYSGSKRTTFSVVRYGNVAGSRGSVIPFFRRLVDSGARELPITDFRMTRFWITLEQGVQMVIRAINESKGGEIYVAKIPSFRVTDLAEAMLPEAEQKEIGIREGEKLHEEMITMEDSRTTYEYDNYFIIYPNFNWWDNAKHFTPGGALVDPEFHYKSDTNEHFLTIEELRSWSGRV, from the coding sequence ATGTTCAGCGATAAAACCATTCTGGTAACTGGGGGCACAGGCTCCTTCGGCAAAGTTTTCACCCGTTATATCCTTGAAAACTGCAATCCTAAGAAGGTAATTATTTACTCCCGTGATGAGTACAAGCAGTATGTGATGCAGGAGGAGTTCAGCTCCTTCAGCGGGCGTATGCGATTCTTCATCGGGGATGTGCGTGACAGGGAGCGGATGTACAGGGCGCTGGACGGCGTTGATGTGGTGGTTCACGCCGCTGCGTTGAAGCAGGTTCCCGCCGCTGAATATAACCCCCTCGAAGCGATAAAGACCAACATCTACGGAGCGCAGAACATCATAGATGCCGCCATAGACCGCAATGTGGACAAGGTTATCGCACTCTCCACAGATAAGGCGGTTCATCCTGTTAACCTCTATGGTGCCACCAAGCTTGTTTCCGATAAGCTGTTCACCTCCGCAAACGCCTATTCCGGCTCAAAGAGGACCACATTCAGTGTTGTGCGCTACGGCAATGTGGCCGGAAGCAGGGGTTCTGTGATCCCATTCTTCCGCAGGCTAGTGGATAGCGGCGCAAGGGAGCTCCCCATCACCGATTTCCGTATGACACGCTTCTGGATCACCCTTGAGCAGGGGGTTCAGATGGTTATCCGTGCTATAAACGAATCGAAGGGGGGGGAGATATACGTTGCCAAGATACCCTCCTTCCGTGTCACCGACCTCGCAGAGGCGATGCTTCCGGAGGCAGAGCAGAAGGAGATTGGAATAAGGGAGGGGGAGAAGCTCCATGAGGAGATGATAACCATGGAGGATTCCCGCACAACCTATGAGTACGACAACTATTTTATCATATATCCCAACTTCAACTGGTGGGACAACGCCAAACACTTCACCCCGGGCGGAGCGCTGGTTGACCCCGAATTCCACTATAAATCAGACACCAATGAGCACTTCCTCACCATAGAGGAGCTTCGAAGCTGGTCCGGTAGGGTATAG
- the pseH gene encoding UDP-4-amino-4,6-dideoxy-N-acetyl-beta-L-altrosamine N-acetyltransferase: MIERRDLGFCELINFVVLKKEESELVRRWRNDPEIRHWMYTDHEIGEDEHYCFVGSLEGQSCEQHFLVKRHDEPIGVVNIGCISEKHRSAKLGIYSAPDARGAGETLINALFFLAFKEFGLHTLKLEVIEGNDKAVEFYEKHGFRHEGKLREYIHKNGEWLDVLLMGITEQEAEGRG, from the coding sequence ATGATAGAAAGAAGGGATTTAGGTTTCTGCGAGCTGATTAATTTTGTTGTGTTGAAGAAGGAAGAATCCGAGCTGGTTCGAAGATGGAGAAACGATCCTGAGATACGCCACTGGATGTATACGGATCATGAGATAGGTGAGGATGAGCATTACTGCTTCGTGGGGAGCCTTGAGGGACAGTCCTGCGAACAGCACTTCCTCGTTAAGAGGCATGATGAGCCCATTGGTGTCGTAAATATCGGGTGTATTAGTGAAAAGCACAGAAGCGCAAAGCTCGGTATATACTCCGCCCCCGATGCCAGAGGTGCAGGGGAGACACTGATAAATGCGCTCTTCTTCCTTGCGTTCAAGGAGTTTGGTTTGCATACCCTTAAGCTTGAGGTCATAGAGGGGAACGATAAGGCTGTGGAGTTCTATGAGAAGCACGGTTTCAGGCATGAGGGTAAACTTCGAGAATATATACATAAAAACGGCGAATGGCTCGATGTCCTCCTTATGGGGATAACAGAGCAGGAGGCCGAAGGGCGGGGTTAG
- the pseI gene encoding pseudaminic acid synthase → MERDKREVRIGGRILDDESPALIIAELSCNHGGDYTVAESTIRAMAEAGADAVKLQTYTPDTITIDCDNDLFTINHGTLWDSRTLYDLYKEAYTPWEWQPKLKKLAGELGMLCFSSPFDFTAVDFLEGMDVPAYKIASFEINDIPLIEYTASKGKPVIISTGIAELEDIELAVETVRSTGNDQIILLKCTSAYPAPVEDAKLSTMADMRKRFGVLTGVSDHTEGHTVPVAAAALGAKVIEKHFIIDRSMGGPDAPFSMEPAKFAEMVRQVRMAEASIGKPDYQLTEKAKGSRAFSRSLFIVEDVKKGELITEKNLRSIRPAGGLHTKHYRELLGKTAAQDIDRGTPASFELFEDEGE, encoded by the coding sequence ATGGAAAGAGATAAGCGGGAAGTAAGAATAGGCGGAAGGATTCTGGACGATGAATCCCCCGCACTGATCATTGCGGAGCTCTCCTGCAACCACGGCGGGGATTACACTGTGGCGGAATCCACCATCCGTGCCATGGCTGAGGCGGGGGCGGATGCCGTTAAGCTTCAAACCTATACCCCGGATACTATCACCATAGACTGCGACAATGACCTTTTCACCATAAACCATGGAACCCTTTGGGACTCAAGAACTTTATACGACCTGTACAAAGAGGCCTACACACCTTGGGAGTGGCAGCCGAAACTGAAAAAACTGGCCGGTGAACTGGGTATGCTCTGTTTCTCGAGCCCGTTTGATTTCACAGCGGTGGACTTTTTAGAGGGTATGGATGTACCCGCATACAAGATAGCCAGCTTCGAGATAAATGATATACCGCTCATAGAGTACACAGCCTCCAAGGGTAAGCCTGTAATAATCTCCACCGGCATTGCAGAGCTTGAGGATATCGAGCTAGCGGTGGAGACGGTGCGCAGTACGGGTAATGACCAGATAATCCTACTCAAATGCACCAGCGCATACCCCGCACCAGTGGAGGATGCGAAGTTGAGCACCATGGCGGATATGCGTAAGCGTTTCGGAGTGCTTACCGGTGTCTCTGATCATACAGAGGGGCACACGGTCCCCGTTGCTGCCGCTGCACTCGGGGCAAAGGTTATCGAGAAGCATTTCATAATAGATCGAAGCATGGGCGGACCCGATGCCCCTTTCTCCATGGAGCCTGCGAAGTTTGCGGAGATGGTGCGTCAGGTACGAATGGCGGAGGCGAGCATTGGTAAGCCCGACTATCAGCTCACCGAAAAGGCCAAAGGTAGCAGAGCCTTCTCCCGATCACTCTTCATCGTTGAAGACGTTAAGAAGGGTGAGCTTATCACAGAGAAGAACCTGCGCTCCATACGGCCGGCTGGTGGTCTGCATACAAAGCATTACAGGGAGCTGCTTGGGAAAACAGCGGCTCAGGATATAGACAGAGGAACTCCTGCTTCCTTTGAACTCTTTGAAGATGAAGGGGAATGA
- a CDS encoding formyltransferase family protein: MNILLLTDSTQANPLAEWLEERERKVTVHTGGITLAEALESDPGFIISVFYEHSIPGNLLDEFRNRIINLQPSYLPWNRGYDPMLWSCIEGTPKGVSMHRVVDSELRNGDILVQERIEPDEDRETLATLKEMLVERLLDMFHFNWSYIRERRLKAIPREDEGSYHAPDELVELKKRVKETGEDITITELRKLWKEISGK; encoded by the coding sequence ATGAATATACTGCTGCTGACAGACAGCACACAGGCAAACCCTCTTGCCGAATGGCTTGAGGAGCGGGAACGAAAGGTTACCGTCCACACAGGGGGTATAACCCTTGCCGAGGCTTTGGAATCTGACCCCGGATTTATAATATCCGTATTCTATGAGCATTCCATCCCCGGTAATCTTCTGGATGAATTCAGGAACAGGATAATAAACCTCCAGCCCTCCTACCTCCCGTGGAACAGGGGTTACGATCCCATGCTGTGGAGCTGTATAGAGGGTACGCCAAAGGGTGTGAGCATGCACAGGGTAGTGGACAGTGAATTGCGCAACGGCGATATACTTGTGCAGGAACGCATTGAGCCCGATGAGGATAGGGAGACCCTCGCCACTCTCAAGGAGATGCTGGTTGAACGTCTGCTGGATATGTTCCATTTCAACTGGAGCTACATACGTGAACGGAGGCTGAAGGCTATCCCCAGAGAGGATGAGGGGAGCTACCATGCGCCTGACGAACTGGTAGAGTTAAAGAAAAGGGTAAAAGAGACGGGTGAGGATATAACCATAACAGAGCTGAGGAAGCTATGGAAAGAGATAAGCGGGAAGTAA
- a CDS encoding cytidylyltransferase domain-containing protein, producing the protein MRTGIVIQARTGSSRLPAKILKPLPYGGDTTVLGQVVKRCRASSANDVVVATTTNSVDDAVIPVAERSGAELFRGSEDDVLARYYGAAAASSLDIIVRITADCPCIDPVVIDMMLEEFRRSGRDYMSNTAERTFPHGMDTEIFTFEALDRAYKETERDDYREHVTPYIYKSGAFTTASYRCPDHSLIAPDIRITLDTPEDYNLICTVYDYLGEDFGLKDIVELFNDKPWLRDINASVMQKRVFSDEKEELEEAVKLLERQDMKYSASLLKRELG; encoded by the coding sequence ATGAGAACCGGAATTGTCATACAGGCGAGAACGGGTTCCTCAAGGCTCCCTGCCAAGATCCTGAAACCGCTCCCCTACGGCGGCGACACCACCGTACTCGGGCAGGTTGTTAAAAGATGCAGAGCATCCTCTGCGAACGATGTTGTCGTTGCAACTACAACAAACAGTGTGGACGATGCGGTTATACCTGTTGCAGAGAGATCCGGTGCGGAGCTTTTCAGGGGGAGCGAGGATGATGTTCTTGCCAGATACTACGGAGCGGCCGCCGCTTCCAGCCTTGATATAATCGTCCGCATCACGGCGGACTGCCCATGCATCGACCCCGTTGTTATCGATATGATGCTGGAGGAGTTCAGAAGAAGCGGGCGTGACTATATGTCAAATACCGCCGAGAGGACCTTCCCCCACGGCATGGATACGGAGATTTTCACCTTCGAAGCTCTGGATAGGGCTTACAAAGAGACCGAAAGGGATGACTACCGTGAGCATGTCACCCCTTATATATATAAGAGCGGAGCGTTCACAACCGCCTCCTACCGTTGTCCGGACCACAGCCTTATCGCACCGGACATCCGCATAACTCTGGATACTCCCGAGGATTACAACCTCATATGCACCGTGTACGACTATCTGGGTGAGGATTTCGGGCTTAAGGATATCGTGGAGCTATTCAATGATAAGCCGTGGTTGAGGGATATAAACGCCTCCGTTATGCAGAAGCGTGTTTTTTCCGATGAAAAAGAGGAGCTGGAGGAAGCGGTCAAGCTCCTTGAGAGGCAGGATATGAAGTACTCGGCATCCTTACTCAAACGTGAGCTTGGATGA
- the pseC gene encoding UDP-4-amino-4,6-dideoxy-N-acetyl-beta-L-altrosamine transaminase, producing MSGREKIPYGRQWIDKDDIDSVIQSLKGDMITGGPFVELFEKELASRFDADYAVVFNSGTSALHAAYHAAWLDAGHTFITSAMTFAATVNAGLYLGASPRFADIEPDTGNINPDNIEALIDETTTLIVPVHYAGQPADMERIAGIASDKGLKVIEDASHAPGAVYKDTKTGSCAYSDMTVFSFHPVKHFTTGEGGAVLTNDTDTAERLCRFRNHGITRTDFEKESHGGWYMEMQELGFNYRMCDIQAALGVSQLKKLDMFIEKRRDISIKYDEAFMENQLIETPPYRPRTMHSYHLYPVRVSVDRKEFYERLHAEGILAQVHYVPVYQHPFYRENGFEDFSLPETEEFYKKVISLPMFPLMSEKETDRVIDVVNKTLEELG from the coding sequence ATGTCCGGCAGAGAGAAGATACCCTACGGCAGGCAGTGGATAGATAAGGACGATATTGATTCGGTTATTCAATCTCTGAAGGGGGATATGATAACAGGAGGCCCCTTTGTGGAGCTTTTCGAGAAGGAGCTGGCGTCAAGGTTCGATGCGGACTACGCCGTGGTCTTCAATAGCGGAACCTCCGCACTGCACGCCGCATACCACGCCGCATGGCTCGATGCGGGACACACTTTCATCACAAGCGCAATGACCTTCGCCGCCACAGTCAATGCCGGCCTGTATCTAGGCGCATCCCCCCGATTTGCAGATATAGAGCCGGATACGGGGAATATTAACCCAGATAATATCGAAGCACTCATAGATGAGACCACAACCCTGATCGTTCCCGTGCACTATGCTGGCCAGCCTGCTGATATGGAGCGTATCGCCGGGATAGCCTCCGATAAGGGGCTTAAGGTTATCGAGGATGCATCCCACGCCCCGGGTGCTGTATACAAGGATACAAAGACAGGCTCCTGTGCCTATTCGGATATGACAGTTTTCAGCTTCCATCCGGTAAAGCATTTCACCACAGGGGAGGGGGGAGCTGTGCTCACCAACGATACGGACACCGCCGAACGCCTCTGCCGATTCCGCAATCATGGCATTACCAGAACGGATTTCGAGAAGGAGTCCCATGGCGGCTGGTATATGGAGATGCAGGAGCTCGGGTTCAACTACCGCATGTGCGATATACAGGCAGCTCTCGGCGTAAGCCAGCTTAAGAAGCTCGACATGTTCATCGAGAAACGCCGGGATATCTCCATAAAGTACGACGAAGCGTTCATGGAGAACCAGCTTATCGAAACCCCGCCGTACAGACCTCGAACCATGCACAGCTACCATCTTTACCCCGTCAGGGTGAGTGTCGACAGGAAGGAGTTCTACGAAAGGCTCCATGCGGAGGGTATCCTCGCCCAGGTGCACTATGTTCCTGTTTACCAGCATCCCTTTTACAGGGAGAACGGCTTTGAGGATTTCAGCCTTCCGGAGACCGAGGAGTTCTACAAGAAGGTGATAAGCCTGCCGATGTTTCCTCTGATGAGCGAGAAGGAGACGGATAGAGTTATAGATGTTGTAAACAAAACACTGGAGGAGCTTGGATGA
- a CDS encoding flagellin encodes MALRIYQNTMSLNTQRYLGNTQNQLSKSLEKLSSGLRINHAADDASGLAISEKLRGQITGLKRASMNAQDGISMLQTAEGALGEVSSMLQRMRELAVQASNGTYTSNDRIEIQKEVDQLKNEINRISSATEFNTKKLLNGDGTALWSASNNKIKAIVRDDVAEGNYKISLNTTPGTNQKFKTDIMTLSEDVIGSEIVTGGGSSGNNTNVAFVNNPESLPSTGTAYFSVKVSGNVTGDVSGMSTLAYYEQPGSSFLVNATNVSASGGASGYLEVEFAENFSASSSKNGSVNVRFVDAKTGSISDWVTVSAAANAGNSTFLVDTTTAGLTNTAGNSIAIDFTVTLSSNGAVQAGDKVLFSLTGGVATGNFSSSGGGSVQITGGPEGQDGPTIYFTGASSLTTADNGDTVVDYNEVKLYYAQLNDSTGNLDIGNMTLNFKEQSNDSSPAAGRTSSDAFDLEIRGSGDAATSTTKMKDIARFVDADGNNVFDNKQELTIWGNGKSATIFLEGDDTIADVEKKIEEAIVDGLDMGSESSNVNSHLVDYVSVPDSDGERSVKGTFIIQTALTGEQGELAFSGDQRLIDGFSLAEIQEPTNNTTHVTVKDAHTGELIGTDETGNDRVYGIVDGIEIIIDSRAGVNESWDTINQEISFSENTDESSKELFLHVVDNSTDLQIGPNEGQQLSVSIPQLDVEGLGIENTTLVSQDLAQRAIPDIDAALDKVVTIRATIGSQINRLEYTINNLETARENMTASESRIRDLDVASEMATFTRYQILNQSGIAMLSQANQIPQMALQLIQG; translated from the coding sequence ATGGCACTTAGGATTTATCAGAACACGATGTCGCTGAACACCCAGCGGTATCTGGGCAATACTCAGAATCAGCTGAGTAAATCCCTGGAAAAACTTTCATCAGGTCTCCGTATCAATCATGCCGCAGATGATGCCTCAGGCCTTGCGATTTCCGAAAAACTGAGAGGACAGATCACCGGTCTCAAGCGTGCATCTATGAACGCACAGGACGGTATCTCCATGCTCCAGACGGCGGAAGGCGCTCTCGGCGAGGTTAGCTCCATGCTCCAGAGAATGAGGGAGCTTGCAGTGCAGGCCTCAAACGGAACCTACACCTCAAACGACAGGATCGAGATTCAGAAAGAGGTTGATCAGCTCAAGAATGAGATCAACAGAATCTCCTCCGCAACCGAGTTCAACACAAAGAAACTTCTTAATGGTGACGGAACAGCACTCTGGTCCGCCAGCAACAACAAGATCAAAGCGATCGTTCGTGATGATGTTGCTGAGGGGAACTACAAGATATCGCTGAACACCACCCCCGGTACCAACCAGAAGTTCAAAACCGACATCATGACACTCAGTGAAGATGTCATCGGATCGGAGATCGTGACAGGCGGCGGATCCAGCGGAAACAACACAAACGTTGCTTTCGTGAACAACCCCGAGTCACTCCCCTCCACAGGAACTGCCTACTTCAGCGTAAAGGTAAGCGGTAATGTAACCGGCGATGTATCTGGTATGAGCACCCTTGCTTACTACGAGCAGCCCGGTTCATCCTTCCTCGTGAACGCCACAAACGTATCCGCTTCCGGCGGTGCGAGCGGCTATCTTGAGGTTGAATTTGCCGAGAACTTCTCCGCAAGCAGCTCCAAGAACGGAAGCGTAAACGTACGCTTCGTAGACGCAAAAACCGGCTCCATAAGCGACTGGGTAACTGTTAGTGCGGCGGCGAATGCGGGTAACTCCACGTTCCTTGTCGATACCACCACAGCAGGGCTTACAAACACAGCCGGAAACTCCATCGCCATCGACTTCACCGTAACCCTTTCCTCAAACGGTGCGGTTCAGGCGGGCGACAAGGTTCTCTTCTCCCTTACAGGCGGCGTCGCAACGGGCAACTTCTCCTCCTCCGGAGGCGGTAGTGTGCAGATAACCGGCGGGCCCGAAGGGCAGGATGGCCCCACAATCTACTTCACAGGCGCAAGCTCCCTTACCACTGCGGATAACGGCGACACAGTTGTGGACTACAACGAAGTCAAGCTCTACTACGCCCAGCTCAACGACAGCACAGGTAACCTTGACATCGGTAATATGACCCTCAACTTCAAGGAGCAGAGTAACGACTCCAGCCCCGCAGCAGGAAGAACATCTTCAGATGCCTTTGACCTCGAAATCAGAGGGTCCGGAGATGCCGCAACATCCACAACAAAGATGAAGGATATCGCCAGATTCGTGGATGCGGATGGAAACAACGTCTTCGACAACAAGCAGGAGCTTACCATTTGGGGTAACGGAAAGAGCGCTACGATCTTCCTTGAGGGTGATGACACCATCGCCGATGTTGAGAAGAAGATCGAAGAGGCTATAGTGGATGGCCTTGATATGGGCTCAGAGAGCAGTAACGTAAACAGCCACCTTGTGGACTACGTTTCTGTTCCCGATTCCGATGGCGAAAGAAGCGTTAAGGGTACCTTTATAATCCAGACTGCTCTCACAGGCGAGCAGGGAGAACTTGCATTCAGCGGTGATCAGAGGCTCATCGACGGATTCTCCCTTGCTGAGATTCAGGAACCCACAAACAATACTACCCACGTAACTGTTAAAGATGCCCACACAGGCGAACTCATCGGTACTGATGAAACAGGAAACGACAGAGTTTACGGCATTGTGGACGGTATCGAGATTATCATCGATTCCAGAGCAGGCGTAAACGAGTCCTGGGATACTATCAATCAGGAGATATCATTCTCCGAGAATACGGATGAATCCTCCAAGGAGCTTTTCCTCCACGTTGTGGACAACTCCACGGATCTCCAGATAGGGCCCAACGAAGGACAGCAGCTCTCCGTTTCCATACCTCAGCTCGATGTTGAAGGTCTGGGTATAGAGAATACAACCCTGGTATCGCAGGATCTCGCTCAAAGAGCGATCCCCGATATTGATGCAGCCCTTGATAAGGTTGTTACCATCAGAGCAACTATCGGTTCTCAGATTAACAGGCTCGAGTACACCATCAACAACCTCGAAACTGCCAGAGAGAACATGACAGCTAGTGAGTCAAGGATCCGTGATCTTGATGTTGCTTCTGAGATGGCAACCTTTACCAGGTATCAGATTCTTAATCAGTCCGGCATAGCGATGCTTAGCCAGGCGAATCAGATACCGCAGATGGCTCTCCAGCTCATTCAGGGCTAA
- a CDS encoding response regulator: protein MSESDKNIRILYAEDEELTRKLISRKLGAQFTVTDVENGKAALERYNTEQFDLLVTDLSMPVMDGFRLIEAVRAHNEDFPIIITTAYRSECEHLQDRIKVCPKPLDLQGLISEIRNTVSP from the coding sequence ATGTCTGAGTCTGACAAGAATATCCGAATCCTCTATGCGGAGGATGAAGAGCTCACAAGGAAGCTGATCAGCAGAAAACTTGGAGCTCAGTTCACTGTTACAGATGTGGAGAATGGAAAAGCGGCCCTTGAAAGATATAACACCGAACAATTCGACCTGCTCGTCACCGACCTTTCGATGCCTGTTATGGACGGCTTCCGATTAATCGAAGCTGTGCGTGCCCATAATGAGGACTTCCCCATCATAATCACCACAGCCTACAGGAGCGAATGCGAGCATCTGCAGGACAGGATAAAGGTCTGCCCTAAGCCCCTCGACCTGCAGGGGCTCATCAGCGAAATCAGGAATACTGTCAGCCCCTGA
- the rseP gene encoding RIP metalloprotease RseP yields the protein MISAIILLGLLIFFHELGHFLVAKYFGVYVERFSIGFGPRLLKWQWGETEYALSAIPLGGYVKMYGESPDFEEEEEASPEMKERAFNNKPLHARSLIIFAGPLANFLLAALVYSVIFMVGVPRHIASLGEIVSDMPAAQSGLQEGDRVVAIDGRDIKFWDEMAAYVSERPGDEIDFTVLRDGEELTFSIAPKQVEEKNVFGETINIGVIGVRASGETESITFGPLESLQKGFVKTYEVTGLIIKSVVKIFQRAVPADSVGGPIFILQTANDAADTSITAFLAFMAAISINLGILNLLPIPILDGGHLLFNLIEGIMRKPVSMRIREMANTVGLLLILSLMFFAFYNDIARIIRG from the coding sequence ATGATTTCCGCAATTATACTATTAGGTCTGCTAATTTTCTTTCACGAACTCGGTCACTTCCTTGTGGCTAAGTATTTCGGTGTTTATGTGGAGCGATTCTCCATAGGTTTCGGTCCCAGGCTGCTTAAATGGCAGTGGGGTGAGACGGAGTATGCCCTATCGGCGATACCCCTTGGCGGGTATGTCAAGATGTACGGCGAAAGCCCCGATTTCGAAGAGGAGGAGGAAGCTTCTCCGGAGATGAAAGAGAGGGCGTTTAACAATAAGCCCCTCCATGCACGCTCCCTGATCATCTTTGCAGGGCCCTTGGCAAACTTTCTTCTGGCCGCCCTTGTGTACTCTGTTATCTTCATGGTTGGTGTGCCGAGGCATATAGCCAGCTTGGGTGAGATTGTTTCGGACATGCCTGCGGCTCAGTCTGGACTGCAGGAGGGTGACAGGGTTGTTGCCATAGACGGAAGGGATATTAAGTTCTGGGATGAGATGGCCGCCTATGTAAGCGAACGCCCGGGGGATGAGATAGATTTTACTGTACTCCGTGACGGCGAAGAGCTCACCTTCTCCATTGCACCCAAGCAGGTTGAGGAGAAGAACGTCTTCGGCGAGACAATAAACATCGGCGTTATTGGCGTAAGAGCCTCCGGAGAAACAGAATCGATCACCTTCGGTCCCTTGGAATCACTGCAGAAGGGCTTCGTTAAAACCTATGAAGTAACGGGTCTCATCATAAAGAGTGTCGTTAAGATATTCCAGCGTGCGGTTCCGGCGGATTCGGTGGGTGGACCCATATTCATCCTGCAGACGGCAAACGATGCGGCGGATACGAGTATTACAGCATTTCTCGCCTTCATGGCGGCGATAAGCATAAACCTCGGCATACTGAACCTGCTACCCATACCAATACTGGACGGCGGTCACCTTCTCTTTAACCTTATTGAGGGGATTATGAGAAAACCGGTAAGTATGAGGATAAGGGAGATGGCGAACACGGTAGGGCTTCTGCTCATCCTTTCACTTATGTTTTTCGCATTCTATAATGATATTGCGAGGATTATCAGGGGCTGA
- the dxr gene encoding 1-deoxy-D-xylulose-5-phosphate reductoisomerase: MTKKRIGIVGSTGSIGRQALDVIRLNRELFDISFLCANSSEELLKEQAAEFGVDAVCLAAGGAQSLVKLIREQELDLVLVAAVGAAGIVPAWETVNRGIDLALANKESIVAAGRIILDRAKETGASVIPVDSEHSAIHQCLMGQRIEDVQKVILTASGGAFRNTPNDALGHVGVSEALNHPNWSMGSKITVDSATMMNKGLELIEARFLFDIDPSILDVVIHPQSIIHSAVQFIDGSTLAQLGWPDMRTPISFAMGLPSRLECGVKPLDLFEVGRLDFRKPDYDKYRCLALALEVLKKDNNGPMIVMNAANEIAVEQFLLGNVSYLGIAEVIEETLSIFDTGDFSTLEEVFETDKKARETARYSVKRMNG, from the coding sequence ATGACGAAGAAGCGTATCGGTATTGTCGGCTCCACAGGTTCCATAGGCCGGCAGGCCCTTGATGTCATCCGTTTAAACAGGGAACTCTTCGATATATCATTCCTTTGTGCAAACTCAAGTGAGGAGCTTCTCAAAGAACAGGCGGCGGAGTTCGGTGTGGATGCCGTATGCCTGGCCGCCGGTGGCGCCCAGTCACTTGTTAAGCTAATTCGTGAGCAGGAGCTGGATCTTGTCCTCGTTGCAGCCGTTGGTGCGGCGGGAATCGTCCCCGCATGGGAGACGGTGAACCGGGGAATTGACCTTGCCCTTGCAAATAAGGAATCGATCGTTGCCGCCGGACGAATTATTCTGGATAGAGCGAAAGAAACCGGAGCATCGGTTATCCCCGTGGACAGCGAACATTCCGCCATACACCAATGTCTCATGGGTCAGAGGATCGAGGATGTGCAGAAGGTTATCCTCACAGCCAGCGGCGGAGCCTTCCGCAATACTCCCAACGATGCGCTGGGGCATGTGGGTGTTTCCGAGGCGCTGAACCATCCGAACTGGAGCATGGGGAGCAAGATAACCGTTGATTCGGCGACTATGATGAACAAGGGGCTTGAGCTCATCGAGGCGAGGTTCCTTTTCGATATAGACCCTTCGATTCTTGATGTGGTTATTCACCCCCAGAGCATAATACATTCCGCAGTGCAGTTCATAGACGGGAGTACGCTGGCCCAGCTCGGCTGGCCCGATATGAGAACACCCATCTCCTTTGCCATGGGGCTCCCCTCAAGGCTTGAGTGCGGCGTTAAGCCTCTGGATCTGTTTGAGGTGGGCAGGCTTGATTTCAGGAAGCCTGACTATGATAAATACAGGTGCCTCGCCCTTGCGCTGGAAGTGCTGAAAAAGGACAACAACGGTCCTATGATAGTCATGAACGCGGCGAACGAGATTGCCGTTGAACAATTTCTCCTCGGAAATGTCTCATACCTTGGGATAGCCGAAGTAATTGAGGAGACGCTTTCCATATTCGATACGGGCGATTTCAGCACCCTTGAAGAGGTTTTCGAAACCGATAAAAAGGCGAGGGAAACCGCCAGATATTCAGTTAAAAGGATGAACGGATGA